A region from the Chrysoperla carnea chromosome 4, inChrCarn1.1, whole genome shotgun sequence genome encodes:
- the LOC123297254 gene encoding methionine synthase reductase, with protein MYPFASSQIFESPIHSAQLLTSGEDVNSILEVELQNEKYTDFEPGDTIGILPKNTNEEINFILNHLNLSNIADQIITISCTNSSKRLPNFIPTRTTIRNILTWCLDIRCIPKKLFLRMLSVHTQNPDEKTRLEQLCSVQGKDDYTKFILEKETNLIDIFKSFPSCKPKFDRLLEHLPRLNPRSYSICSSPLEKSKIKIVLSIVKHKNNLMGLCSGYIKDIAKQKLTIESNLENLSLNNENNSKINYYFKNPSNFHLPSNQNTPIIMIATGTGISPFVGFLQHRQKQLEMDSTLKFGEMWLFYGCRYSNKDFIYKNDLNIMLEAQILTKMYACFSRDKDQKQKYVQDNLRLYKNDVINLILHRNAVVYICGDKKKMAVDVKSEIINNIKDVGQISENEANEFMEMLVKSHRYVEDIWQ; from the exons ATGTACCCATTTGCATCTAGTCAAATATTTGAATCTCCAATACATTCTGCACAATTACTTACATCCGGCGAAGATGTAAATAGTATATTAGAAGTGGAATTGCAAAATGAA aaATACACAGATTTCGAGCCTGGTGACACAATTGGTATCttaccaaaaaatacaaatgaggaaattaattttatattaaatcacttaaatttatcaaatattgcggatcaaattataacaataagTTGCACAAATAGTAGTAAAAgattaccaaattttattcctacACGAACTACtatcagaaatattttaacgtGGTGTTTGGACATTCGATGTATTCcgaaaaag TTATTTCTTCGAATGTTAAGTGTACATACTCAGAATCCAGATGAAAAAACTCGTTTAGAACAACTTTGTTCTGTACAGGGAAAAGACgactatacaaaatttattctggaaaaagaaacaaatttaatagatattttcaaatcatttccCAGCTGTAAACCAAAATTTGATCGTCTTCTTGAACATCTTCCACGACTTAATCCAAGAAGTTATTCAATATGTTCATCACCTTTAGAAAAatccaaaatcaaaattgttttgtcTATTGTtaagcataaaaataatttaatgggaCTGTGTTCAGGATATATAAAAGATATAGCAAaacaaaaactaacaattgaaaGTAACTTGGAAAACTTATCtttgaataatgaaaataattcgaaaataaattattactttaaaaatccTTCGAATTTTCATTTACCAAGTAATCAAAATACACCGATTATAATGATTGCAACCGGAACAGGTATCTCACCATTTGTTGGATTTTTACAACATCGACAAAAACAATTGGAAATGGACTCTACATTAAAATTTGGTGAAATGTGGTTATTTTATGGTTGCCGTTAttcaaataaagattttatttacaaaaatgatttaaatattatgcTAGAAGctcaaattttaactaaaatgtaTGCATGTTTTTCAAGAGACAAAGATCAGAAACAAAAGTATGTACAAGATAATCTAAGATTATACAAAAATGacgtaattaatttaattttacatcgAAATGCTGTTGTTTATATTTGTGgtgataagaaaaaaatggcAGTGgatgtaaaatcagaaattataaataatataaaagatgttGGACAAATTTCAGAGAATGAGGCAAATGAATTTATGGAAATGTTAGTTAAATCTCACAGATATGTTGAAGATATATGgcaataa